ACTTTTGTTTATTGAGTGGATAGCCCATTTTTCCGTCTGGGATAGACATACTTGAGTGATTAAAGAAACTGTAAGTCTTAATTACAGTTTGGGGATAACTGAGCCTggaaatataaattaaaacattttttctttcgtTCAGAGACTACAAACAATAGTGTTTATTTTCTCATTGGAAAATAAAAGTCTGCTCTTTCTGACTCTTATTGTTACTTAGAGAAGTAACTTAGGcaatcattgttattttttttgactGTGTAGCATAAAAATCCTAAATTGCTTATTTTGTTCTCATATAGTGTATTGGAAGAGAAAAATATGTGTAAACAGGTTAGAAACCTTTCACATAACAACAAGATTTTTGCCCAGTGTCCTGTATATAACAAATGACTAAATGCTAATGTTCACTTTCACATCGTAGAGTCTTTGTCATTACACATAGAGATTCCATATTGTAGCATAATAAAAGGTGAAAACTCCAAAAATCTAAGGGGCAGTGAATAACTGCTATATCACTGTTGACCcaatgtgtgacattgatgatcagtAAATGCTCTGTGACAGTCTGCACATATAAGTGGCAATGTGGCCTTGCCAAACAGATGGAAGTCCTCAGaggaaaattacatatttttgtaccTCCAAAACAATCCATAGAGTTGGGGTGAAAAGAACTCAAATACCATGCAAGGGAGCTGAGGCGTTATTATAGGCAGAACTGAATGGAACTGCCTCTGAACCTGAAGTAGTTTTGAACGTTCCCTGTGGTTAAAACCCAACAGCAGGAGCATAAATGACCATCTCCTAACATGTTTTACAGAATTCATGTTGGGATTAAGGTAGAAAGAGGGATCAACATTAAGTACATTATGGAGATAAGCctagaataaataataaagaaagaatgGTTTTGTATAGCAACCTCTCACCAGAGAAAATGAGTCTGCCCTTGGCTGCTACATGAGTAAAATGATTACTGGTAGGACGTTGATACAGGAGATGCTCAAGGTGTTCTGTACAGGGGGCAGGTAGGTAAGCCTTCCTTTACAGTTTGCTAGGCACTTATTCATAGTCTGTTTGGACTTCTTGAATCAATAGTCCTGTTGGAATTTgttatgtaatgttttaattttgcagTATTTGACAATTAATTCACTATTTACTTTCACTAGTCTATTTCATCTCTGTTTTAAAACAGACAGTTGGTTTTTAAGTAATTAGCAGAAGTTGAGCTAAATTTACTTTACTGCAGAACATccataggttgtaacctatttgATGTTCATTGAATAAGGCTCATTTGTAAtattgtgattttaatttttttttatagtttttgctATACtaatctttaaatttaaacttctggcagtttactgcttaccttttcaccattttagatcattcattgcatttcggctgaaaaatttatagaaaaacggaggtgttctaaaacttttgaccaatagcatatatatatatatatatatatattagaatgcATTATTACGTGCATGCGTATGGTAGGGTGGGCAGCTTAAAGGCTCAGATAATAGTAATATCCCACTGGAACACCAGAAGGCACTACTGACTAATACCTTTTCTTATTATCTCTCTGCAGATTGGAAGATTGACAACTTTAATATCTCTAAAGTCACCTCGGCATTCACCTGCCTGGACatgcctcttcctgccaggatGCCATATTTCCCAAAGCTCTGCCATCCTGAGGCAGTCTATTCCTGTGACTTGCGTCTACATGGTGTTTATTTTTCAACACGTTTATACAACTTCGTTGTGTTTGATTATACGGGAGCAGCCTTCAGGTGCCCCAAAACATATCACTGTCTGACTGTTAtactacagtataaatatatctCATTGTCCTTTGGGCCTTGTTTTCTGGAGATGAATCAGTACTCtgacattttctgaatctgcttttaCCATTGCTTACTTATATCATGGTAGAATTAGGCACAAGGTCAGCATGTGTGGTCGAACTTTTTAGGGAATCTACTAAGCATTCATGACTTTAGCATGTGGAAATAAGCAATAATACTCATAGAAAACCCTTGCAGAAATATGCAATAATAGCATTACAACTGCTCATCTCATGATAGGCAATCATGAAATCATGAAATGGTAGCTAAAGTTATGTCTTACCTTTCAAAATGGTAAAGTTCTTGATAATCTGTGTATGTTTAATATCAACAAGCTTCATTTCCTCCATAACCATTGAAAGGTTTCTTATGTCAAAGTCAAGTCTTGAATTTAAGAAGCTGAACCGTTGCCTTAGCGATTCAGTGGTGTAGAGCATGAGAAGAACTGTTTGGTTAAGAAACTGGAGTTCCTCCGTGTGAGCATTCAGACCTGCAGTGCAAGACAGCCTTACATCATTAATGTACTTCAGCATGCTATGCACATGGTTATCAGTAGCATTGATATTAGCAAATATGGTACTTATTTCCATTTCATGGGATGTCATTCGTCCTTCGAGAGTCTCAAATCTTTCACTTGTCCTGTTCTCATAGTATTTTGAATGATAATGCAGATCTTGCATATTTTCTTCATGTTCATCCAGAAAGGCAGATATGTTGTCCAATTGCATTTGCAAGTTCATTACTTGAAGCACGAGGTCATGCATGGCATCTGAATTGAGACTGATTCTTTGCAATGTGGTTGAGATACCATTTTGAATGCTCCTTGCAGCATCACTTGACTTGCTTGAAGAAGCTCTAATGGCTCCAAGAACTTTGCTGTAATTCTGCCAGTCTGTCACAATTTTTTGTAAAACCAGTGTCTCCTCCTCTGTCTTCCTCTGAATTGCACCTATCCATGAAGCACTTAACCCCACTGTAGAATTGATTTGCTGAACTGTGGCCTTCAAATCAAACTGATCTTGAACAAGGGTTTTAAAGGATGAGTCAACTTCACTGATTACAATCTGCCAGCCATTTACCAACTCTAAATATCTTTCTAAAGACTGATTTATTAGCCTCAAAGAAAATGAGTAATTTTGAAAATCACGTAATAATCTGTTGTTTGAATAAAATAAagtctgttgtgtttttgatGCTTGGTCCAATGTCTGTTCTTGGACAAGAATCAATTTCTGAATATCTTCAAACTCCTCTTGTAACTTGTTGATCTCTAATCCTGTGCCATggcagtctgtacagttattcGAAGATTTGtcatctgaaattaatttttaacaaacAAGCATAAGCTTTATACAGCTGTAATGTACACCAAATTTTAAAGGTGTTAAATTGACAACAATGTCACATTGTAAACAAGCAAATAGTTaagatatatacataaataaataaaactccatTTAGAAAACCTAAATATGTAAAGAGTTTCTGCATATTCTTACCTCATTTATGCTCCCTTTTTGAGCACCCAATCCCATACAAAACAATATACACTGATATCAAAAcagaaaattattaatttttttttcttttgtgcataGCCTTAGAGTGGTTGTACAAGATTCCAAAAATATTTGACTGTTCTTgcatatgttttgtgttgttgcgAAGTTTTTTTCCTTGACTACATCATTTAGGAGCTAGCTGGTTAGAAAGGCGCTCACATCTGGCCATGAAAGAGCAAATAAGTGAAGAATTTCCTTGTGGGTTTGACCTTAATGTTGTACCTAACCTATACTTTTTAAAAGCAGCACTATCAGTGTTCAAATTCTACTGAGAAAGCTACTGATTACCATGAATTAGCATTTTAATAACTAATTACGTTTAATTAATATTGTGATAAGTAATTGCAATGAAGTAatgcagtgtttcccaatctTTTTTCAGTGGTGGAACACTCTTTTTAAgcaaaaacatcccaaggcacaccacattTTTTGCTAACTCCTAACACAGTATATCTCTGTCACAATGGATGGGACTACCGGAGAAGCTGGTAAAAAAGCAGCTGCAAGATCACAGACATTGCAGACATGACAGTTAGTGAGCACTTAGGTGGCTTCTTCCAACTGCTTCATCACTTTGCCcacccctctctgcctcagaggaaAGTCGCATGCGCACTATCCACTAGTCCTGTGAGGCTTGCTGGTGACACCCCAGCAGATGGACTCTAGGAGCCAGGATATGTGTCTGAAGTGCTCTCAACCTCCTGCagagcttgtccctctcaggttcagacccatttgatctacactattatttccatggcacatcTGGTTATCTCTCACAGCACACCACTGTGCTgcggcacactggttgaaaaacactgatgtaatgatatttataaactgtgctCCTGATGGCATAAGATGTATATAcagagcctataaaaagtatttacccttttgaaagtttttacattttactgtattacattgaatcaagagaccagatggaaggggagtaaggctagGTGTATCCGAGGTGGGTTCagattgttctaccatggtgtggatgggaggagaaatggtgtaggggttatcctgaaggaacagtatgccaagagtgttttggaggtgaaaagagtgtcagacagagtgatgaatatgaagctggaaattgaaggtgtgatgatgaatgttgttagagcatatgccccgcaagttgggtgtgtgatggatgagaaagaagatttctggagtgagttggatgaagcagtggagagtgtacccaatggagagagagtggtgattggggtggatttcaatgggcatgtttgtgaagggaacagaggagatgaggaggtgatgggtaggtaaggtgtcaaggagaggaatgcagaaggtcagatgatagtggattttgtgaaaaggatggacatggctgaggtgaatatgtattttaagaagagggaggaacacagggtgacgtacaagagtggaagaagatacacacaggtagattatatacAATACAGGAGGGTCAGTCTGCAGGAGACTGGAcactgcaaagtgatggcagggaaaagtgtagttaggcagcatagaatGATGATCTGTAAAATGAAGCTGGATATCAAGAAGTGGAGGAGAGTGAAGAcagagtcaaggatcaaatggGTGAAGTTGGAAAAGGAGggggtaagacaggcactgggtggcagtgaagagttaccagatagctgggcaactacagcacaAGAAGGAAGGGTGACAGCGagaagtgtgcttggtgtgacatctggacagaggaaggaggataaggaaacctggtggaggaatggagaagtacaggagagaTACAGAGAAAGAGTTTGTTGAAGGAGAAGTGTGATAGTTAGAGAGATGCagaaggtagaggtgggattacatcaggaatcagctctgagccctttcttatttgtaatgatgatggacaggttgacagagaagattagataggagtccccttggactatgatgtttacagATGACATTGTCAGCTGTAACAAGAGTAGAAGGCTGGTCGATGACATCCTggtgaggtggagatatgctctagagaggagaggaatgaaggtcagtaagaacaagacagaatacatgtttgggaatgagagggaggtaagtggaatggtgaggatgcagggagtagagttggcaaaggtgggtgagtttaaatacttgggatcaacagtgtagagtaacagggagtgtggaggagaggtgaagaggagagtgcaggttgggtggagtgggtggagaagtgtgtcaagagtgatttgtgacagacgggcaccaacaagagtgaaagggaaggtctacaagacagttgtgagaccagctatgttacatgggttggagatggtggcattgaACAAACACGAGACAGAACTGGaagtggtagagttaaagatgttaagatgtaCATTGGATgtaacaaggatggacaggattagacatgagtagagacaaagtcagagaggagattgtattggtttggtcatgtgcagaggagagatgctgggtatattggaagaagggcagagctgccaggtaagaaaagaggatggcctaaggacggtttatggatgtggtgagagagaacatgaagGTGAGGAGTGTAACAtagtaagatgcagaggacaggaagatatggaaacagatgatccgctgtggtgacccctactGGGAGCactcaaaagaagaagaagaagaagacaacattgaatcacaatggatttaaggGCTAGCATACCCAGTGAATGTTTCCTTTTGGGCATTTCGCCATGCTATTAATGAAATAATTATCTAGTTACACTCATATACACTTGGTCTAGAGTGAGTTCCTTCCATTGATGTTCAAATAAAAACACTGTGATGACAGGCTGCCCTCACTGTGCCAGACCACCCCTGCATTTTCTAATTTCTTAAGGTCTAGCGTATATTTTGTTAAGACTGTTCCCTCTCTTGAATCACTATATAATTTATTCATGGAATGAGACAAATATTCTCTGGCAACATTTGGCAATACTTTGCAGCTAATGTGATAATAATTTCAATAGTAAAATTGCAGCAATGTCTAATTAGACCAGTCATGACAGTAAAAGAATCATGCTATATACTGTtgtgacattaaataaaaatggtatcTCTCTTACCAAGTCCCTGGATCGTCTCCTGCACTGtgatgatttttttctcataaaatGATTCCGATTTGACAAGATCATCTGAGAAAGAATCCACTTTcctaaatactgttaaaaagaaaatgaatatttaatcatTTAGTATTCTTACTGAAATCATTTTCTATTCTTACTTAACATTACTTGAACCAAAAGGTTTATATTCCATTTGCAGCTCATTCATTATGTTTTCCATAACATGTAAGTAAATTCATTGTCCTTAAATAATAAAGTCACCATTATGTCACATGTCAACAAGTTTGCATGCATGCCCAGCACAGGGAGAATCATCTCCAACCAATATGATGGACAATGACACTGGTGATGTTATAAATGTGCAACATCTATAACACCTATAAAAATGAGCTTATAAATATTAAGtagaaatgaaaaattataacATGAAAACAATGCTAACTTAAACTTTGACAAGCATGCTCACATGGATTGGAGTGTGACATCAcacaaacattttacatttttaaaggcaCATTATATAAAGGTGTTCTGTTAGACTTGTTGATAATAAGGTAAGGAACATGGACAAAGTGAGGCAAAATCCATAAATTTAATGGGGCTGTGGGGAGAGCAGACAAGATGATCTCCTCAGGCAGCACTTGGTCAAGGTGGATTTTTTATACAAGTGTATTATTTCATCttctgaaataataatacaaaaatcatTAAGATTTACATATATGTCGAGTGCCTAATTTATATGCTGCCTATAAAAattgtgagaaatatttttttatttttaaaacttccaATACCTGTAATGTGCACCATTCCCCTGCACTGCGAACATCTGAGCATGAGAACAGCACATGTGCTTTTCAAGGCTACATGTCAGTAACTGATACTTGCATTAATGTTGCTGATATTTcatatattgtattgtgtatatattgaAGGCCATTTCTCTCTAGTTCTCTGCCTAAATTTCACATTTTGGCAGTTCACATCAATTATCCATAACTCCAGctgttgattttacttttttgtgtgtgtatgtgttatatCTTTTTCAATATGTTATGGTAAGTTGATGAGTTGAAGAGGCAGATGTTGTTCCAGGTTTtaaatatagtacatgatgtTTATGTTACGGAGAACACCACACCTTTTCCAACTGTCTCTTGTTAATCtttctttcattaaaaatgtttaaattactgTGGGAATGGGACTAAATCCGGTATAGTATATTTAGTCATTGAAAATGAGAATAACATGCAACAAGGTTAAATGAGTCATGGTAGAAGGAGGAGTCCAATCCTTGAATAAAATGTCTTGGTACACTAGCTGGCTTTTGGAGGCTCCATTTGGAAGTGACTTATGCAAATCTATGTTCTGTCCTCTCCATCCTTTGCTCTCTATTGTCTTCCTGTTGACAAAAATGGACGgtctgaaaacaaaaatgcactTGAGGAATAATGTGGCATCAAAGGAGACAGTCCATGATGGTAGTGAAGGAGGTAGTGCCAGATAGAATACCTTATATTACAATGTTATGTTCCATTACCTTACTAAACATTAAAGGGTAACAATATGCAACAGCTAAATAAACTTGAGGGAAGGAGTGTTACACAgagattcatttttttgttgtttttttaaattttggtcgCATTTATTTTaggcttcattttctttttagttttcccatctctgattttttttctggtcTTTAGAGGTGGGTTGTTTTAGACAGGCACTCACCACTAGCTACACAGGGGTCTCACccttgatatttttaatatacgtTTTTTTGgtccctttcattttcttttatttttctctttattaattgtcattcaTATATTAATCACTTACTGATAGTGTTAGTGTAGTTGCTTACCTTTTGTCCATGTTAATGATGTTATTAAATCTATTGACTGTAATGGGACATGACCTCTAATTGCTTAAAGGCTTTTTAAACCAACATGTGGCCACTGCATCATTGAAATGGCATTAGTTTTAGTAAATGTGTTTCACTTCTGCTTTTTCTCCTGTTTTATACATCTTGTGGTTTATGAGGGTTCATATAAGGGCTAAGGTTTAATTAACAAATGATGGCCACTGAAATGTGTAATGTTTCGTACAAAAGGAGAAAACGTAACACAAAACTAATGCACTGTGTAACACATTACGTTTTAAAATAAGTAACAgtataacatatttagttacttttttgtaagtaatgagtaatgtaactgaGATGTAACATTCCCCAGCATTAGTATACAGAAGACTTTGATGGAATAGTTGGGTATTAGGAACTTGGAATAGTTAACCTGCTTTGTTGGAATAGGAGGACATTTGGCTGAATAAATAAGAAGCATCTGTAGCTAAGAACTTGAGATATAAATATTGCTCCTTGTGAGTACCAAACAGGTTACTATGGGGTAAGAGTTCATTCACAGAGCCACAATTTTTCAGCCATGAGTCTTTAGTAATACTTTTCAAAGAGTAGGAGCCAAGACCTGACTTTAATAAAAACAGGATCACTTCTGTAGAAGATGAGTTTTGTACTGCCTGTACAAATTTAATTGTAGTGGTACTGTAGGAAATACAAGTTGGTCTGATTTCATCTCAAATCTGGATAAACGAGGAAGTAGACTCTGGTTTATATTTCTGCCTAACCCATGATTAGTTTAGGCTGACCGCTGTCTGAGCTGTAACTAAATAAAATTCAGAGCACTAGCCAAATTGCAGGAGGATGTTTAATATAATAACAATTTAGGAAAATGTGAAATATAATCATTTAAGCCATAACCGTGAGAACAGATTTGAAAACTATTATAGAAATATGTTTAACCTAATCTGTAGAAATAAGAAGGCAGTTTTCCATCTGTGTAACCAAAGATGCATATATTAGTTCAGAATTATGGGCAAACAGTTAAATGCTATCCAAGAATTTTTGTTCCAAGgtaaaaaagatttattaaagataaaattgtGATGTTTTGATTGTGAGtctattctgttttttctaacttgtttttttccttgtctaTAACAGAGTTATGTCAGCTGTGGAGGTTCAGTTTACCCAAAGTATAGATATAATCACAGGACACCGCAGTGAGCTGTACTGtaggtttaaatttttttttaaataactttttgctATTAAAGTGAGGTCAGGAGTTGTGCATGTTCTGTGATAAAGAGGTCTGTTTCCACATGTTAAGACACAAAAGGGCTGATCAAAAAGATCTGAAGGCTCTGGAAGGGTTATTCATTGGtggtgatttttttatatagtcaAATACAAATAGTTCccatgtattaaaatacatcaaTTAATAGTTTCCAGCATTTGTGATTTATAATAAATGCTTCTTGTTTTAGGACTACGTCTGTCAACATGGATGCTGAAAACTGTAAATCAACTATAGTGCCACCATTGAATTTCTAACCCCAGAGAACAATATGCTTTCAAAAAGTGATTTGGGCATTTTGGTCTAGTTCTGGGGTAGACACAGGCAGTCCTGGAGGCTGTAGGCACTACAGGTTAATGTTCCAtcccaactgcttaataagaaacaAGTCATTGCCAATAGcagaactttatttaattttatggctttgttagtgttttcattctggcATGACATGTCAGTCCTATATCATAAtttgtttcctttctaaggatatacAAATTATTTGTAGCCTGAAGCAGATCAGTAATTCTctttccttcactttttttcctcAGTTTCCTTCCTAATATTGTCTTAAACGGGATCACACACAATGTggacacaggtgtaaatggaaacaatttAGATGTAAATCTGCTAGTCCCTTTGCCATTTGAAAGTTattgctaaggagaagcagttagATGCacctgtttaagactaaaatgagTCATTAATGGTGTGGAATGAAACAAGCAAGACATCTAAAATGCAAGAACTACAAAAATGTTTCTTGATCAATAAGGCCTTCAACCGTTGCAAATGACTTCTCATTTGAGTTGGAAAACAAGTTGACAGTCATCAACTAATCAACACTATACTCAAATACTGTAACCCATGGGCTTAGCTGACTGTAACCTCACCCACTACACCATCCAAAACGTGGCCATTCATTATGTCCTACCAGTTGATTGCCATCCACTAATCAACACTATACTATACTCAAATGTCCCATGGGCTTGGCTATCTTTAACCTCACCCACTATACCATCTAAAAAGTGGCTATTCATTACGTCTCTACCAGTTGAGTGACATCCACTCATTAACACCATAATCAAATACCCTATGGCCTTTAGCTGGCTTTAACCTCACCTCTACGTGACACCTCCTGCAGTTTCACTTCAACATTACTTCTATTAATGCATCAAAAACAAAAGGCTAAAGCTCTCTCTAGGGAATTCCTGCAACCCATCTTCTACAAATGTTATAAGACTGGATCTTCCTTTTACCACACAGTTTTACAGGGACATTTCAGTCCTACAAATTCCCATATTGAACTGTGTTCCCACTAATGGTCAGGAGGTGCTGTTGACATGCCTTCAATGCGTTCACTCTTCCAGATATCTTTCTCCACTTGTCTGTTGCTCTTCTAGAGCACTTAGCACACTCAAAGGACAAACACGTACCATAGTATTCATTTTCACTTGCTACCAAGACCTGATATGGGGTAGCTGTAGTCCAAAAACTCTATTTTCCATCTGCAGTACTAGTATTGACTGTGGTCTATACTACAATATCTAAGTTTCAGTCCatctttatatatgtatatataaaatccaaagtctgtctgtctgtccgcttttcatgagagaactacttaacggatttagattggttattttctataatataatatgcttgaacattccggttcattTTGTAACTattctcattgcgctatgtatcatagttcgcttgtggtactgatttatttgcgtgaatctgagagacacgtaGCGGGCTGAGAGGAGtgtggcagggccctcctcactcaagtGCCTGCCTAGGGGCGTACCtgacatccgcttagctagcaaacgagagaactacttaacatatttagatcagtttttttctataaagtaGACCATAAAAGTTTCTAAAGCCCTGAAATGTGTGACAATAAACCCTTAAATGACATGACATTAGGAATTTAACAGGCAAGTCACACcccttttgtgtgttttatgtagtaaaatacaatggcaaataaaataatCTCTATAATTCTTAAATGTGCCTTTCAATTACAGGATCTTTGGGAGGTTGGgacaggtcagatcaggtcaggttggggagcatgcacttgtacagCGTGTTGTCTCACCCAGCACATGACGAAACAGGTTGAGATTCTGGTTGGTAACCCCTCAGGAAGACATCAATCTGCTGAACCcaagtgttacatgggtgaccccatggcctggtccagccacttgggtcctcaacaatgagtatcCTATGAGCCTGATGACCCtctgggaatcatgccacatggccgtaatgccgtaactgatgcttcctcacaatgcaggtaatgtgtctcatttgggactttGTAAGCAACTGCtcaatcgacacaaagtcaaaccagcagcaccCTAGGAGATACAGTAcaaaagaagtccagtcttcatctcaggtcaccttCATCTTTTTGCAGAGATATGAAGAGTGCCACAcaaacctttccagtgacctcatgacacccccccATTCTTTCATGATctgcctactgacttcataggaagagtctccAGAGACATGAACATCGATGCTAAGGTAGGTAACCTTCTCAACGAGGTCGACATTCCTtccacaggcagacacactgctgatggtaaTACAGGGTCCCCATTAGAAAATTTTACTGGTGCTtgatacagatcaagcacctttaaacctaggtcttttattgtccgctttgagcgattacgatgtaagcttgatgtgatggcacttctcagacacaagcaagaaattatatttgaaaataatcttattcgtattttccccgacttctcaccattaacatctgcaaaacgcacagcctactttaacattaaaaagttgctacagaaagccgatatcaaatatagcctcttgtatcccgccaaactgaaagtggaagttcaagaccaatattatgtatttccaagcaaggaggaagctgaaaaggaattaaagaagctgtttccgacacttttttgaaagttaataaggagccgtattctgtcaagacatgggaaggacctatcatctgctgtcggatccacttttaaagagactggtattataattatacatccttttctttacttggacattatatgtttatgtcttaattac
The sequence above is drawn from the Erpetoichthys calabaricus chromosome 3, fErpCal1.3, whole genome shotgun sequence genome and encodes:
- the scara3 gene encoding scavenger receptor class A member 3 isoform X2, yielding MKEEELTGEDEEMHSFRCEQTGTSGNACIRCQQMRALQVAVKVLYGFFAFLFITVVVLASLVFRKVDSFSDDLVKSESFYEKKIITVQETIQGLDDKSSNNCTDCHGTGLEINKLQEEFEDIQKLILVQEQTLDQASKTQQTLFYSNNRLLRDFQNYSFSLRLINQSLERYLELVNGWQIVISEVDSSFKTLVQDQFDLKATVQQINSTVGLSASWIGAIQRKTEEETLVLQKIVTDWQNYSKVLGAIRASSSKSSDAARSIQNGISTTLQRISLNSDAMHDLVLQVMNLQMQLDNISAFLDEHEENMQDLHYHSKYYENRTSERFETLEGRMTSHEMEISTIFANINATDNHVHSMLKYINDVRLSCTAGLNAHTEELQFLNQTVLLMLYTTESLRQRFSFLNSRLDFDIRNLSMVMEEMKLVDIKHTQIIKNFTILKGLPGPPGPKGNKGEQGPKGPVGLTGMKGDQGPLGSRGIQGEKGNTGPLGPPGENGPPGAKGSQGMKGIKGSFGISGGNGATGEKGDLGAPGMDGLPGPKGPTGVQGHPGLPGVHGLPGPKGDQGPMGPPGSPGIPGPPGPPAIQ
- the scara3 gene encoding scavenger receptor class A member 3 isoform X1, translated to MKESHRGYENQLFKEEELTGEDEEMHSFRCEQTGTSGNACIRCQQMRALQVAVKVLYGFFAFLFITVVVLASLVFRKVDSFSDDLVKSESFYEKKIITVQETIQGLDDKSSNNCTDCHGTGLEINKLQEEFEDIQKLILVQEQTLDQASKTQQTLFYSNNRLLRDFQNYSFSLRLINQSLERYLELVNGWQIVISEVDSSFKTLVQDQFDLKATVQQINSTVGLSASWIGAIQRKTEEETLVLQKIVTDWQNYSKVLGAIRASSSKSSDAARSIQNGISTTLQRISLNSDAMHDLVLQVMNLQMQLDNISAFLDEHEENMQDLHYHSKYYENRTSERFETLEGRMTSHEMEISTIFANINATDNHVHSMLKYINDVRLSCTAGLNAHTEELQFLNQTVLLMLYTTESLRQRFSFLNSRLDFDIRNLSMVMEEMKLVDIKHTQIIKNFTILKGLPGPPGPKGNKGEQGPKGPVGLTGMKGDQGPLGSRGIQGEKGNTGPLGPPGENGPPGAKGSQGMKGIKGSFGISGGNGATGEKGDLGAPGMDGLPGPKGPTGVQGHPGLPGVHGLPGPKGDQGPMGPPGSPGIPGPPGPPAIQ